CTTTGCAAAGACAGAGCTACCAAATTTTTCAAGCTTCCCCGGATCAAAGAAAAGATAACAATATAAGCAATAAGCTGCATCCTTCTTCTCACTATACTCTAGCCAATCAAACTCATCAAACCAAGTTTTTTGAAATGATCTCCATTGACCAGTTTGCCATTTGCGAGGAAAGATAAAATTACGAGGTTGGGTTGGACCACTCAAAGCATATGCTCTTCTTACTTGGTCTCTAATTTCATGTGCATATTCTTCAATTGGTTTGCGATTTCCTGGATCACCAACAACATTGGATTGACTAAATTCCACTCTACGTATCTTTGGTTGATTTGTGCTATCATTAGTGCCTGGAGTTGCTGATGTACCAGTACCGCTTGTACTGGGGAAATATGTGCGCAATGTTCTTTTAGACATTTTGAACATTCTCAATTTGCAATTTAAATCATaatcaaattttaaaattaattcTGTGTTCATAAATCATGCTTGAAAGTTCagagaaataaagaaaaagaaaaagaaaatacctCTATCTGACTGTCTCTTTCTCTGGCTCGATGGGGATTGGGGAAATGGTGAACTGCGAGGCTGCCAGATGCCTAGATCAGCAGGCCAGCTCGCCGTtcgccggtcgccgcctgcTCCTGGTTCGCCGGACGTCGACGCGCCTCCTCGCCGCACGCTCGCGGCTCGCCCCTGCGGCCCTGCCGCCGGTCGCCTCACGCCCAGCGCCCGCACCcacgctgctgccgccggccaccggcgccgcaCAAGCGCAACCTAGGCcgcctgccggccgccgccgcctcttcctGCGAGAGCGTCGCGAATCGCGCAGTCGCGCGGCGCCCAATCAGTGTGTCGGCCGATGGAGGTGAGATTGTGAGAAACTACTGGGCCTCTTGTCTCTGGACTCAGTATGTTATTTGTTTGCTATTGGGCTACTTGCCAAGTGATGGGCCTctaaaattaatgaaaaagGCCCAGGAAAAAATAAACGCCCAGGTCGTCTTCAACCTCCGCCCAGAAGGCTTCTCGACGCTCCCAGCCCATCCTTCCCATCGTTAATGGCCGAatgttttggggggggggggctaagGGAGGGCTCCAAAGGCGCTGCTAGGGTAGGGGGCTCAAGCCCTGCCAGCTCGGCTGCCAAATCCGCCCCTGCCTCCAAGCGACGGCGGGCGCGACCTCCTTCTCCCCCGAGCCTcctccgcggcgggcggcgcagctACGTTGCGGTGGCGGCAGCCCCCGCGGCGGGATGGCGGTGGggccggcggggccggcgacACGGCTTCATCGGGCagcacgcgcgcgcggcggtgggTGGGCGCACCCGCGGGGGCGGCTTCACCGGCCCTCCTCCAGCGGCAACcatcctccccggcggcggcggcaagggtgtgcgcacgcgcgcgggcggcgcgcgcgggcgggtgGCGCGCTACGGCTGGCGGTGGGCGCACGCGCGGTCGGTGGGTGGTGCGCGGCGCCGCGGAGGCTTGGCATGGCCTcgagctccctcctccctccgtcCTCCGCGGGGAGGAGAGCGGcccttcccctgctccctccaaccTCCGCGGGGAGGAGAGCGGcccttcccctgctccctccaacGACACGGCGGAAGGGCGCGACGTGGAGCCGTAAGTGGCTAGTGGTGCCGGCAGTAGGGGAGCCCCGCGAGGCGGAGCTGGGAAAGAAATCATGAAGATGACCGGGGTGCCCACGCGCGACCTCCGTGCACTCGACCAGGACCTGGCCTCCCTCTTCACCACCCTGGTTCGCGAGCATGGTGCTGCCAACGGCCATGGCACGGAGCTCGAGGGCGGCGtatccggcggccatggcccctGCTCCCCGCGGTCGCGCGACatggcgcgcgggcggccgcccgtccctgccccggcggccgcgcaCGCACGGGCCGACGACTGCCCCTGCTCCCCGCCGGACGGAGCAGGCCGCCGAGCGCGCTCGAAGCAGGTGGTCGTGCGTGGGCCGAGCAGGCGATGGCAGGACTCCAGCGGCGCCGCCCAGCACCTCGAGCGCGCGGAGGTGCCAAGCGgtgaggcggcgcggcgagcttcctcctcctccggctagCGGTGCGGCGAGcttcgtcgtcctcctcgcaACGtgcccggcggtggcggagggcgGCCCGAGGAGCGACGGGCGGAGGCACGGCGGGTGGGCACCTCCGGCGTGCtcctccccttctctttcctttccGTTCCCAGCATCGGCGCGAAGGGGGTGAGGTGGGGCCAAGCGCAGCCTTGCGGACGTTCGCAGTCTTCTTTGTATTTGACGAAAGCAGCTCCCTCCGCTTGGATAGCGGAGGCTTTCCAGTATACCGCTGCTGGCGTTCCGTTCGCTAAATGTCACTGGAGGGAGCTATCCCGTTCGCCGCTGCGGATAGCCTGAAGGACATCCTCTACATGACACCGTGGTGCGAGCCCCGCCTGCCTGACTGCTAGCCACGCCGGCCGCACCACCGCCCTCCGCCCCGGCCGCTCGGCGCGCCGGCCACCCGCCGCTGCCGGGGTCctccgccgagctccgcccgcagcgccgccacgccaccaGGAGCCGCGCGGGCCTCTACCTCGAGCTCGGCCACCGGGAGCCGCGACGTCTGCTCCGCCCGCCCGGCGCGCGCTGCCGGGAGCCGCACGGCCTCTGCCTTGagctcggccgccgcgccgcggcctccgcccACCCCGGGAGAAGAGACTGCCGGAGAGGAgggacagccgccgccgcttggagCTCCAGCTAGCTGCGCCGCTTGGGGTCGCGTGCTGTCGGGTATCATAatcaggggcaccctaatccaGGGACTAAATCGCCCTCAAAAACGCAAAACACGAATTGGACAATCGGGCCCACGGTGCCTACCACCTTGTCAGACCCTACAACCGCGACAAACCAAGGCCTACAGTCTTCCTCCGTTTCGAAGGAAAAGAATGATTACTCAACGGCTCCGACTCTCTTAACAACACCCAAAGTCCTCTCCGGGACCCAAAGAGGCCCAATTCGCACTCAGCCCATAGCCCAGCTCTGTGGTACGGCCCATCCGaaccctcgaacccgcggagcaatctccgcctcgctcaagtCCTCAAAAATCTATGGCTAGGCATGCTGGAATTTCTGTTCAGTTGCAACTCTGCAGAGTTCTTCTCCAAGTCCCAACCAACCGTCGCGTTTAGACTGAGTAGTATGTCCACTAGGCTAAAAGAAATACATTGCCACCTTTACACAACGCAACTATTAAGTGACTGCTAAATTACCCTAATCCTATTACACTCatatgtcacacgatcaaaacTACAAACGACATAAAGCAACGGCAATACACTTACAGCTAGATCTAGATTGAGGCATTTCAACTGACGAAGCGGTGATCAAGTAGTCAGCTCGGACGCGTTGCTCTCTTCCATGAACGCTTTCATCTCCTCGACGAGCCTGCCGGAGTCGGGGAGCACGGGGAACAAGTAGAACGTGTGAATGGCCTCCGGGTACTCCACCACCCGCACCGCTTTCCCCTTCCGCCGCAGCACGTCGGCGTACCGCCGCTGCCAGTCCTGTAGCAGGTCCAGCCCGCCGATCACCACCATCGCAGGCGGGAAGCCGTCGTCCAGGCCGGCGTTCTCGTCGGTCACGTGCGCGGCGGGGTGGTTCCGGTCGGCGCCCTCCGGCAGGAACGCCGTCCACGCCCAGTCCGAGCCCCGCATGGTCAGCACCGGCGCCTTGCCGTCCAGCCTCAGCTCCGTGTCCGTCCGCTGCTCGCCGCCAAAGTACGGCTGCACCAGGATGATGCCAGCGAGGCGAATTGGGTTGGACGGAGGCGGCGACTCTGAGGAGGTGGTGCTTGCCGTCCAGCGTCGCGCCACGTGGTGGGCGATGTTGCCGCCGGCGCTGTCCCCGGCGAGGAAGCATCCGGAGAAGTCCACCGGAACAGAGATGCCTGGGAGGCCGGTGGATGCGAGGTAGCGGAGCATGTCCACGCCGTCGTCGTAGGCGGCGGGGCAGCGGTGCTCGGGCGCGAGGCGGTAGTTGACGGACACGACGACGGCGCCGAGCTCGCGGCAGAACCGGCGGCACATGGCGTCGTAGGGGGCCGAGGCCGCCGAGAGCAGCgcgaagccgccgccgtggaagtAGATGAGCACGGGGAGCGGCGCCCCGGCCGCCCCCGACGGCGAGAAGACGCGCGCCCACAggccgcgcggcgcgccgacgccgacgtcggCGGACCGGACGCCGGACCCGTCCGGCCGCGCTCTGGCGCGGACCCGGCGGTCGAGGAGGTTGTAGACGAAGCGGTTGATCGTGCCGTCGCGCCGCAtcgtggcgccggcggccgtcaCGATGCCGAAGAGCTGGAGACGCACCgtccacggtagcgccggcggcgcgcgcgccgcgtccTGCCCTGCGCCCCCTGCCATCTCGCGCCTCGCTCTTAGCTGAATCTAGCTACGGAGTACTGAATCTAGCCACACATATCCTGCGACATGGTTAGTCTTGCGATTTTCCGTCGGTGGCAACGTCACCCGTCATCGTCAACAACCAATGGCCACATATCCTGCTCTTATCCCACCGTGCTGGATCGGATGTGCTCACCACTCACTGCAACCATCCAAGCCAATCGAATTCAACGAGGCATCGCCGATCGCCGTCAGCGCCTTGCGTCGCTCGGGTTAGCAGAGGTGCAAACACCAGATGGCATGGCACCGGCCCCACGCGGCCGTCGTGGACTCAGGCGGTCATGCCCATCGCCGGCGCGGCGTCCatggcggggccggcggcgaagacgacCGACCGCGCACCGGGGCGGCAGGCGGGCCTGGTTGTTCCATCCAGCCACTTTCATGGGTTCCATCCAGTTCCAGACCTCCAGCTACTACCGTCCGGTTTCTACGTTCTTAGACGTGGGCAGGTGAGATAGACGGACCATGCATTATCTCACGTCTCAATCAAAAGGATTAATTAAGCAGATTAGTGGCAATTACCACATgacaaaaaggagaaaaaaaagctGAATCACTTTGTTTCTTATTATTACCACGTGATGCACGTACACTTATTAGTTGTGACAATGGATCACGATCAACCAACACAGACTTGAGTTCATcacgcggcggcgggcttgGGCGTGTCCCTGTGGCTGTCGACGAAGGCCTTCATGTCCTGCAACAccgtggtggcctccgggaccTCCGGGAAGCCGTAGAAGCCGTGGAACATGTCCGGGTACTCCGCCACCcgcacctccttccccttccgcCGCAGCACGTCGGCGTACCGGCGCTGCCAGTCCATGAGCGGGTCGAACCCGCCGATCACCACCATGGCGGgcgggaagtcctccgccaggTCGGCGTTCTCGTCGGTGACGTGCGCCGCCGGGTGGTCGCGGGTGGCGCCCACGGGCAGGAACGCCGTCCACGAGAAGTCGGAGCGCTTGAGGTTCACCACGGGCGCCACGCCCTCCAGCCTCAGCTCCGACTCAGATGCCCCGGGGCGCGTCCATGGTCACGTCGTAGGAGCGGACCCCGGACCTGTCCGGGCGCGGGCTCGGGCGCGCGCTCAGGAGGCGGTCGATGACGCCGTAGAGGCAGCGGTTGACCGTGCCGTCGCTGCGCTCCACGGCGTCGATCGCCGCCGCGAACCCCGCCAGCTGGATCCGCACcgacagcggcagcggcggcggcgtcgggcgctTGGCCGTGGCGGTGGCACGGGCTGCTCCTGCTCCTTGGTCGCCGGCctccatttttttccttttctcctcgTCTGCTTGTTCTGCTCTGCTCGATCTCTTTGCTCAGACTCTGCTTCCGTGCGAGATATAAGTATGGATGCATGTGCACGATGGGCAGCCGAGCAGGTGAGATGGAGCTGTCGGCTTTGCGACTTGTGATGGGACTTTCTGTTGCCGAGCCGACTTGTGAAGTTGTGACGAGACTTTCTGAAAACGGCAATGGATGTGTGAGGGGACAACCACCATGTGATCCGTGCGAAGTtttacttttttaaaaaatatataaaaaaaactccGCGCGAACATGCTTTGCGGACAGGAGAGAGCCAACACGTTGCGCCGCGCGCAAGGCCGCGGCTGCTTCCGCCTCCGCGTTGAGATGTGCAGAAGAAGCACCAGTGCTTTCCTGCGGATCTCGGCGGCGAGGTCTTTCTTCTGCTCGCGCCTCGCGAGGGCGAGAGGCGGCGGAGGTTGCCATCGCGGTGGTTCACCGCGCCGGCCAAGGCGGACGAATGATCAGAATATCAGATGATCCTTGGTCTCTGGGACGACGCACGATGATGGTAAGCTCATGAGAATGGGATTCAGTAATCTGCAGCCGAATGTGTTGCGACAACTCTGCCGGCGATTTCGTCATTCAACAAATTCTGCCGGAGCGTAGCTGAGGCGTGAGGGAAAGGGTGGAGGTAACGAACCAAAGCTCTGTTTGGCATGGGTGGATTCGAGAGGTCGAACCAGCAATGGAACTGCTGTCAAGTCTCGTCTCTCCTCTCACTATCATGCACCTGTAGCCCACTGACTTTGGGGGTGCAAGGTCAGGGAATGCAAATGCAAATCGTGGAGCAGTGGAGTGCAAGGGCAGGCAGAACTTAATGAATGATTTGAAATAAGTGGCACTGACTCTAACCTAGTAATAATCTACAACGCCTTTACCATTTCATGAAGAAGATAAAAGAGAGGCAGGGTTAACAGAAGATAGTGCAGTGCCTAGCGCAAAATACCTGGCAAATACTTAGTATCAGAAATTTTGCAGCACGGCTAAATATGACGCATCCACATGGTTATGCAGTTGCAAGACCTGGACAATGCAGAAGCATGAAACATACTCCGAGAAACGCAAGATAGTAAGATCAAGCCAGCACTGCTACTAACTGCAAAACTCGTTCCCAGAAATGTTCTTACTATTTTAGCATTACCATTACCAAACTCGAGGCCACCGAAAGCCGAAGGAATGATGGGTTCCGTAGTTCGTAACTCAACAATTGTTTCGGCAACTCAAAACCAAAATCTAACATCAGCGCTGGCGGATACAGGCACTTTGTTTGCTATTGACCTTATGCAGGCAATTATTATTCTACAACTCTCCATACAAATTCATACAACCTTGGAAACAAACAACTGACCAGCCTGGGCATTAGAAACATTATGACATGATGGTTCACATCCCTCGCGAAAGTCCAAGAAACACAACAGCCGAAGACATTTGCACCTTAAGATCTGCAATATCAACGTCATGACCTCCTTCAACCAAACCCCATCTATCAACCTGCGTGAATTTATACACCTTAAGACAAAAATAAAAGGCAAATGCTTCAGAAAAAATAGACAAAGATAATGATTGCGCGATAAACACCTGGTGGTCTTCTTCTAGCCTGATCAACTCAATGGCCTCATCAATTCCCAACCTTTCTCTAAATATTGCAAGAGGGATCACCAGGGAGTGGGCTGCTGCAGCCATAGCATCAATGGACGCCAGTTCACAATCAGTTGTTTTCTTCAAAACAGTTTCTACAGCCTTAGTGAGGCCCTCATCTTGCTTGCCCCCCAAAAAGGTTGTGTATACAACAGGCTTGAACCCAAATTCTGTGTTTACCCAGTCCAGTATGGGATCAATTTTCTCCTTTTGCTTTTCTACAAACAGAAATTAAGCATAAGAAATAATGAATCAACCACCAAAAGAGACATACTAGGGCCTCGAAACACTACCGGTTCATATGAATCTATTTACGACACAAAGTCATCAGAGCCCAACTTACGATGAACTCCTATGGTCAGTTCACTATCGGCAGGTGAGCGGCAAAACACCAAATCTTGatgaaatttcttcatcaaattATCAATTACTTTTGCACGTGTCAAAGGAACTCTCTCCAATGCAGTGCAAGCAAGCTTCATGAGAGGCATTGTAAAAGGTCGAATTCCATCCGACTCCTGCAATAATAAGAAATTCAGGATTAATATTTAGTGCATGGGAAATTAAGAAAACTGTATGATAAGATCTGCAAATAAGGTGATTTGATattttgatgaagaaattttaaGACCCTTAGGGTTGAGGGTGTAGGTTCTGGTCACCAAATAAAGAAAAGAGGCCCTAAAATCTGTGCCAGTTACAAGCCAGTTAAAGGAAATGTCAAGGCAGCAACTCTACGTAATACCATATCGCTGATCAAGTGTCACCTTCATCAAAGCAAATGTTAGAGATGCATGAACTATACTATGTCTTTGGAGTAATAATATCATGATGCTAAAAGAGCAAAAGAATCAAGTTAATTATTTATAACATGATGAATTATTTTGATTTCAGTACTAAATACCTGTTTTGTTGAGCCATTGCAACAAACCAGTAGCATATATAGGTCAAAACAATGGCCACTGAGGAGTATTTGAGGTTTATTGATGTCTGAGTAATTTTATTGCAGGAATTGACTTCTCTTGCATTTGCAGAGAAGAGTAGCTAATTGGATAAGTATTAACAGGAACACAAGGCGAATGGACTACCCATCATGCTAAGATTGAGTGATGGTAATCTAAAGGATCAGACTTGGTGTTGGTGGTAATTAAGCATTCAGATCATTTGTTTTTCGTTCTCTTCGAGAAGAAATCTGCATAACTATTGTACTCATGACACAGCAAGAAAGAGAAGACATAAAAAACAACCACTACCACGCAGAAACCACCAAAACGCATCTGGATAGAAAGATGACACAATTCATTTTAAATGTCAAACGAATAGTCACAACAATCCTGTCATAATTCACGAGGAGAACTAAGATCGTGAGATCAGGATGAGATAGTCGCTAATCAGACAGTTTCAATGCAAATCAATAGGCCAATGTAAAATTTGGGACCTAGAGAAATTACACTTTAGTACAACAGGAACTTCTCCAATCATTTCAAGAATATACTGTAGAGCAGAGAGGGACTGAATCAAGACCTGGTACTCCCactcggcggcgatggccatGGCGAGCGAGCGCGAGGGTAGCTTCAGCGGCCGCTTGGCCGGCGACTTGAGGGTGCGGTAGTCCAGCATCACGGTCCACCCGTTACCGTCGTCGGCGCGCCGCACGGTGGCGTCGCGGTAGAAGCGCTTCCCGACAACGGACCCCGTCATGAACGACGTCGGCATCGCCACTGACGTCTCGTCCCTTGTCGTCaccgccgcagcggcggccggcttcTTCACGTAGATCGCGCCATctgatccacctccacctccccctcctcctcgcgcctcctcccctcccggagaagcctccgccgccgtgccgagcagccggccccgcccgccggccacccatcgcggcaggaggcggcggcgggctgcgaGCGTCGCCATGCCGGATCACCCTTGGACCTTCGTCCTCAAAGCTGGCGCTTACTAGTACCCTACAAGAAGCAATTTCAGCCCACTTATAAATTCAGCCCAAACATTAGCCCATTATCAGAAACCAGCCCAAGCTTCAGCCTATTTTCGCCTAGGCCCAGGGAAGCTTCCAGACGCGTCCAgcttcgccacgccgccgcgcacggcgcCTTCGTCTCCAACACGGCGACGCATTAGGTATCAAGTCAGCTGTTTCTAATTCTCCCACGATCTAATAAACATTAGGTAAATGTTGCACATATTCAGAGTTCAGATTGCCTCCCGTACATGGAAAACAAAACCGCtcgataatcgcgattatcggTAAAATTTATCGTTACCGATGCTAACTGAAAACGTAAACCGACTAAAATTTCGCTGGATTTCAatggaaaattcaaaaatttaaaaaaattcataaaaagtagagaacttatttttataaaaaactagaCCTTCTCTTGATTCCAGAATGTTGTCACATGTTGAAAGGAACAATTGTTTGCTGagggaaaaaatatttttatctaACTACACGTTACCATCCACTCATTTGTCTGTGACTGTGGCCTCACGAGAATCTCCCAGCAACCTCCTGTCCCTTTCCTCGGGTTCCAGCTCACTTTCCCCACCCTGCCTCTCACTTTCCCCACACGCGCGCAAGCACAAAGCAAGAGCGTGCGCGATTTCAGCTCCGTTCACTGATTTTCGTGCGATTAAGGCCGATAATCAATATATATGCGGCGATTATCGATGACGCTGCAGCTGGGAGCAAGAGAGCTGTGATCGTGGCGTCGATAATCGAGGTAAATCGTTGATTATCGATTTGTATCTAACGATTTTCCAAAGCATTAGCGATTTGTATTGAACGATTTTCCAAAGCATTTGCGAGGGAGCGGGGGGTGTTGATGTTTGACGTACGCGGGGGGTTGGAAGCTTGGGACTGAGCAAATTGCCGTGGCTAATCCAAGTTTATTTAGTTGCACACGCCTACCAGCTTTGCGTTGAATCAACTAGAGCTGGCGTGCTCGAGTCAAAAGTCCAAGGGCCAGCCAGCTGCTAGCTAGTAGGTGTCTAGAGAGAACTCCGGACATTAAGAGTGCATGTCTTTACAAATTAAGAGTGAGTATTATTTATTCGTAGCATAATTTTGACAGACATGGTTCGATTTCCCTCTTGTAGGTGAATGTCTGATAATCAGGACTTAGTTTGGGAACATGGAGAGAAGATTGGCATTGGCTTCAAGTGCAAGTATTGTCGTGTTGAAAAGGGTGGAGGAGGGGCAACACGGCTAAAGGAGCATTTGGCACACCGAGGGAAGAATGTGAGGTATTGTCCAAATGTTCCTAAAGAAGTGAAGGAGTACTTCGGGCTTCAGATCGACAATAACA
This portion of the Panicum virgatum strain AP13 chromosome 2N, P.virgatum_v5, whole genome shotgun sequence genome encodes:
- the LOC120661998 gene encoding probable carboxylesterase 18, translating into MAGGAGQDAARAPPALPWTVRLQLFGIVTAAGATMRRDGTINRFVYNLLDRRVRARARPDGSGVRSADVGVGAPRGLWARVFSPSGAAGAPLPVLIYFHGGGFALLSAASAPYDAMCRRFCRELGAVVVSVNYRLAPEHRCPAAYDDGVDMLRYLASTGLPGISVPVDFSGCFLAGDSAGGNIAHHVARRWTASTTSSESPPPSNPIRLAGIILVQPYFGGEQRTDTELRLDGKAPVLTMRGSDWAWTAFLPEGADRNHPAAHVTDENAGLDDGFPPAMVVIGGLDLLQDWQRRYADVLRRKGKAVRVVEYPEAIHTFYLFPVLPDSGRLVEEMKAFMEESNASELTT
- the LOC120661999 gene encoding ATP synthase mitochondrial F1 complex assembly factor 2-like, whose product is MATLAARRRLLPRWVAGGRGRLLGTAAEASPGGEEARGGGGGGGGSDGAIYVKKPAAAAAVTTRDETSVAMPTSFMTGSVVGKRFYRDATVRRADDGNGWTVMLDYRTLKSPAKRPLKLPSRSLAMAIAAEWEYQESDGIRPFTMPLMKLACTALERVPLTRAKVIDNLMKKFHQDLVFCRSPADSELTIGVHQKQKEKIDPILDWVNTEFGFKPVVYTTFLGGKQDEGLTKAVETVLKKTTDCELASIDAMAAAAHSLVIPLAIFRERLGIDEAIELIRLEEDHQVDRWGLVEGGHDVDIADLKVQMSSAVVFLGLSRGM